The Artemia franciscana unplaced genomic scaffold, ASM3288406v1 Scaffold_7710, whole genome shotgun sequence sequence TAGTATTAATTAGTATTAAAATGTCAGAACAAATAGTAGATATCCGTCAAGAAGAAGACGAGAATAAGGAAAAGCTTGAGGCTTTTCAGAAGAAACAACTTGATTTGCTAGAGACAGATTATTCTTGCAGTATTTGCTTGGAGGTATATGTTAAGCCGGTTAGAATGCCGTGCCAACATATTTTCTGcaaaacctgcataattcaatgGGATAGAGAACATTTGGGTTGTCCATTTTGCAGGACTGAAAGATTGCATAAAGACACTCTTCTGAAGAGCTGCATTGACAATCTTAATTGCATTCAGAGGGCCCTCAATACAGAAACAATACAGTATTTCTGTTCTGAAGCAAATGATAGTCAGTTCTTCTCCGAGTTCTTCAAGAATCTTGAGCTCTTGAAGCAGAGACAACTCAACTTCTTACAGTTAGATCTGTCTTGCAGCTTGTGCCATCGACTTTTGATGGACCCAATCAGAATGTCATGCAACCACATGTTTTGCGAGATCTGCATTCTTCATTGGAAGAGGTACTTCGAGCATTGTCCCCTTTGCAAGGCAAGGGGGTGGCATGAAGATTCTCTTCTAGAAAGCTGCATTAATAATCTTGTAGAATGTAGTTATTCGAAAGATGAAAAAACCAAGAGGGCTGAACTTTTAGCCGACCGTAACCTcttagagaaaaaactaaaaaaaattccatatttcgATTAAGTGACAGGAAACTAAAAAGAGGCAGGTGTTGGAATGGCATTAAGATATTGGAAAGGCATGATATTGTGACTGTGTGTGGGGACTTTAGGGCTAAGTTTGGAAGTGATGCCTCCTATGCCCCAGCTATCCTAGGTAAGCATGGACTGGAGGAAATCAATGATAATGGCATACGTTTAATCGACTCATAAGCTCATCGTCGGCAGATCATGGTTCCCTCATAAgcaaatacacaaatatatttggaactcgcctgatggtgtaacaagaaatgaaatagaCCATATTTTAATTGCCAAGCACAGGCAACGCTGTTTAGAGGATGCTAGGACCTTTCGAAGTGCCGACTGCTATTCCAACCATCAACTTGTTGTTGCTAAGCTTAAGCTGAAATTAAAAACTGTCATAAAGCCCCAGCGgtaagaaaaaacatttaatgtgaGAAAACTGCAGGACCCGTATGTATTACAAAAGTATACATCTACTTTGTCAAACAAGTTTCCCATGTTAAGGGACGAGTGGTCAATTGATAATTAATGGGAAAAGATCGTCGAATCTCTGAAAGAAGCGGCACAAGAAGTTGTAGGATATAACAGGAAGAACAAAGAGCATTGGATATCTGAAAGTACCTGAGATATCATTGATCAAAGGGCAGAAGTCAAAATTCTCGTATATAGGCATGAACATAACACGTCATGCACTAGAGAATATCTAGATGATTTAAAAGCGCAGCAGAAGCATCTCAGTAAACAAGTCAAAACACCGACTAGGAATGATAAGAGGATGTATCTCGAAGCTATGGCTGAACAGGCTGAAGTAGCCGCCAGGCGGGGAGATA is a genomic window containing:
- the LOC136043622 gene encoding E3 ubiquitin-protein ligase rnf8-like, which produces MSEQIVDIRQEEDENKEKLEAFQKKQLDLLETDYSCSICLEVYVKPVRMPCQHIFCKTCIIQWDREHLGCPFCRTERLHKDTLLKSCIDNLNCIQRALNTETIQYFCSEANDSQFFSEFFKNLELLKQRQLNFLQLDLSCSLCHRLLMDPIRMSCNHMFCEICILHWK